In a single window of the Rhodamnia argentea isolate NSW1041297 chromosome 2, ASM2092103v1, whole genome shotgun sequence genome:
- the LOC115746267 gene encoding mannose-P-dolichol utilization defect 1 protein homolog 2, which yields MEMEIFGIDFGCAFGSLRDGKIPEKDCLLPLLSKLLGYGIVAASTTVKVPQIMKILKHRSIRGLSMVAFELEVVGYTIALAYCLHKGLPFSAYGELAFLLIQAIILVAIIYYFSQPMGIKTWIRPLIYCAVAPTILAGQIDPVLFEALYASQHAIFFFARVPQIWENFRNKSTGELSFLTSLMNSAGSIVRVFTSIQEKAPTSVVLGSVIGIVTNGTILSQIITYSKPQAAKEKKMK from the exons atggagatggagattttTGGGATCGATTTCGGCTGTGCTTTTGGATCTCTTCGCGATGGGAAGATCCCAGAAAAAGACTGTCTCCTCCCGCTGCTGTCCAAGCTCCTCGGCTATGGCATCGTTGCTGCTTCCACCACTGTCAAAGTCCCTCAG ATAATGAAGATTTTGAAGCATAGGAGTATTAGGGGCCTTAGCATGGTGGCCTTTGAGCTTGAAGTGGTGGGTTACACTATTGCTTTGGCATACTGTCTCCACAAAGGGCTCCCTTTTTCGGCTTATGGTGAATTGGCGTTTCTTCTTATCCAAG CTATAATTTTAGTTGCTATCATATATTACTTCTCGCAACCAATGGGAATCAAGACATGGATCAGGCCTTTAAT ATACTGCGCAGTAGCACCGACCATTTTAGCTGGTCAAATTGATCCTGTTCTTTTTGAAGCATTATAT GCCTCTCAGCATGCGATATTTTTCTTCGCAAGAGTTCCACAGATATGGGAAAACTTCCGT AACAAAAGCACTGGGGAACTCAGCTTCTTGACATCATTGATGAATTCTGCTGGTTCCATCG TCAGAGTTTTTACCAGCATCCAGGAAAAAGCACCTACAAGTG TTGTTTTGGGCTCAGTCATTGGGATCGTGACGAATGGAACGATCTTGAGTCAGATCATTACGTACAGCAAGCCACAAGcagcaaaagagaagaaaatgaagtag
- the LOC115746354 gene encoding F-box protein At1g47056-like, with translation MGQSASTASFQVGRDSTSHSHRHRPGSKSSPLNSPMLVDGIDGHDATDASDYISHLPDECLACVFQCLGTGDRKRCSLVCRRWFVVEGQSRHRLSLNARADLLPLVQSLFSRFDSVTKLALKCDRRSASIGDEALTLISLRCRNLTRLKLRACRDLTDAGIVNLAKNCKGLKKLSCGSCTFGARGMNAVLDSCASLEELSVKRLRGLAGDGAAAEPIGPGVAAASLKTICLKELYNGQCFGPLIIGSRNLRTLRLFRCSGDWDKLLQLMADQANGVVEIHLERLQVSDIGLAAVSNCPDLEILHLVKTVECTNSGLVSVAERCKLLRKLHIDGYKANRIGDEGLIAVAKHCPNLQELVLIGVNPTKSSLDLLASKCQNLERLALCGSDTVGDVEISCIAEKCIALKKLCIKSCPVSNDGMEALANGFPNLVKVKVKKCRGVTCEFAEWLRVSRGSLAVSLDSGEHENADVSTSDGGVQDNGVDFPPVVSQVAAANIASSSSGPSRSSSFKSRLGMLSGKNLVACTLRRWANGSNLS, from the coding sequence ATGGGCCAGTCAGCTTCGACGGCCTCATTCCAGGTCGGCCGCGACTCCACCAGCCAcagccaccgccaccgccccgGGTCCAAATCATCGCCTCTCAATTCGCCGATGCTCGTCGACGGAATCGATGGCCACGATGCGACCGATGCGTCTGATTACATCTCTCATCTTCCCGACGAGTGCCTGGCTTGCGTGTTCCAGTGCCTCGGCACCGGCGACCGGAAGCGGTGCTCTCTGGTCTGCCGGCGGTGGTTCGTCGTCGAGGGACAGAGCCGCCACCGGCTCTCTCTCAACGCGCGGGCGGATCTCCTCCCTCTGGTTCAGTCCCTGTTCTCGCGGTTCGATTCTGTCACCAAGCTTGCCTTGAAATGTGACCGCAGATCGGCTAGCATCGGTGACGAGGCGCTGACTCTCATCTCGTTGCGGTGCCGGAACCTGACGCGCCTCAAGCTCCGCGCGTGCCGCGATCTGACTGACGCTGGCATCGTGAACCTCGCTAAGAACTGCAAGGGCTTGAAGAAGCTCTCGTGTGGATCCTGCACCTTCGGAGCGAGAGGCATGAATGCGGTGCTCGACAGTTGCGCATCCCTGGAAGAGTTATCGGTGAAGCGGCTTCGTGGCCTCGCCGGCGATGGAGCTGCGGCCGAGCCCATAGGGCCCGGTGTAGCTGCAGCTTCGCTCAAAACAATTTGCCTGAAGGAGCTATACAATGGACAGTGTTTTGGTCCGTTGATCATAGGTTCCAGGAATTTAAGGACCTTGAGACTGTTTAGGTGCTCAGGTGACTGGGATAAGCTGCTCCAGCTAATGGCAGACCAAGCAAATGGTGTGGTTGAGATCCATCTTGAGAGACTCCAGGTAAGCGATATCGGTCTTGCTGCGGTCTCTAATTGCCCTGATCTAGAGATTTTGCATCTTGTAAAGACAGTAGAGTGCACGAATTCAGGGCTCGTATCAGTGGCTGAACGTTGCAAGCTATTAAGAAAGCTTCACATTGATGGATATAAAGCAAATCGCATTGGTGATGAGGGCTTAATTGCTGTAGCTAAGCACTGTCCGAATCTGCAAGAACTTGTTCTGATTGGTGTTAATCCTACCAAATCAAGTTTAGATTTGTTGGCGTCAAAGTGCCAAAACTTGGAGCGCTTGGCATTATGTGGTAGTGATACTGTTGGTGATGTGGAGATTTCATGCATCGCAGAAAAATGTATAGCGTTGAAGAAACTTTGCATTAAGAGCTGCCCTGTCTCGAATGATGGTATGGAAGCATTAGCTAATGGCTTCCCTAATTTGGTAAAAGTGAAGGTTAAGAAGTGTAGAGGAGTGACTTGTGAGTTCGCCGAGTGGTTGAGAGTGAGCAGGGGGTCGCTTGCAGTGAGTTTAGACAGTGGTGAACATGAAAATGCTGATGTCAGTACAAGTGATGGCGGAGTGCAAGACAATGGGGTTGACTTTCCACCGGTAGTCAGCCAAGTGGCTGCTGCTAATATTGCTTCGTCAAGTAGTGGTCCTAGTCGATCTTCATCGTTCAAATCTAGGTTAGGAATGCTGAGTGGAAAGAATCTAGTTGCTTGTACTCTTAGAAGGTGGGCAAATGGCAGTAACCTTTCATGA